The Dehalobacter sp. genome includes a window with the following:
- the ssb gene encoding single-stranded DNA-binding protein, whose translation MLNRVVLIGRLTKDPELRYTPNGVAVASFTLAVDRNYKNSQGEKETDFIPCVVFRQLAELCANYLAKGRLAAVDGRIQVRSYDGQDGQKRWVTEVLGENVRFLSPKDNNAGASSAQNDFGSFAHEVSLDDDIPF comes from the coding sequence ATGTTGAATCGTGTAGTACTTATCGGGCGATTAACGAAAGACCCTGAGCTACGCTATACACCAAATGGTGTAGCTGTTGCATCTTTTACGCTAGCCGTCGACAGGAATTACAAGAACAGCCAGGGCGAGAAAGAAACGGATTTTATTCCATGCGTTGTTTTTCGCCAGTTAGCTGAACTCTGCGCGAACTATTTGGCGAAAGGAAGACTGGCTGCAGTAGATGGCAGGATTCAGGTCCGCTCTTATGACGGTCAGGATGGGCAAAAAAGATGGGTGACAGAGGTCTTGGGAGAGAACGTCAGATTTTTAAGTCCCAAAGACAATAATGCCGGAGCATCTTCAGCTCAAAATGATTTTGGTTCTTTTGCTCATGAAGTTAGTCTAGATGATGATATACCATTTTAG
- a CDS encoding MazG-like family protein, with protein MESVAAINIDIVKSSKAIEELKVELLKAQWLVQQGTLSASQEQLLDSMAGLVGLSYLLTRRLGFDYSRLDRVLFNKMSRWQREDFLSLETEWGDLSLLLGYLVPEED; from the coding sequence GTGGAGTCTGTTGCTGCGATCAATATTGATATCGTAAAATCCTCGAAAGCCATAGAGGAATTAAAAGTGGAGCTTCTCAAAGCTCAGTGGCTGGTCCAGCAGGGGACTTTAAGTGCTTCCCAGGAACAGCTTCTCGATAGTATGGCCGGCCTGGTCGGTTTAAGCTATTTGCTTACCCGCAGGCTTGGCTTTGACTATTCCCGTTTGGACAGGGTTTTGTTTAATAAAATGTCCCGGTGGCAGCGGGAAGATTTCCTTAGTCTCGAAACTGAATGGGGTGACCTGAGTCTTTTGCTTGGTTATCTTGTTCCCGAGGAAGACTGA
- the rpsR gene encoding 30S ribosomal protein S18: MANAAVKKERGRRPRKRVCSFCVDKVESIDYKDTQKLRKYITERGKILPRRISGNCAKHQRQVTIAVKRARSIALLPYMID, translated from the coding sequence TTGGCAAACGCTGCCGTAAAAAAGGAACGGGGACGCCGTCCGCGTAAAAGAGTATGCAGTTTTTGTGTTGATAAAGTTGAGAGCATCGACTACAAAGATACACAAAAATTACGTAAATATATTACTGAGAGAGGCAAAATTCTGCCCCGTAGAATCTCAGGCAATTGCGCTAAACACCAGAGGCAAGTCACGATTGCCGTTAAACGGGCTCGCAGCATCGCGTTGCTGCCCTACATGATTGACTAG
- a CDS encoding adenylosuccinate synthase: MAAVILIGTQWGDEGKGKITDFLAEKADMVVRYQGGNNAGHTVVINKETYKLHLIPSGIFYPEKVCVIGNGLVIDPKVLIEELEYLKDKGVSTDNLRVSGNAHVIMPYHRILDVLEEEYKGDQKIGTTKRGIGPAYKDKASRTGIRVLDFLDKDELTAKLQYNLKEKNLLITKVYGQEALSYEAVLQECLEYAERIRPYVGDSSLEINHFLSDGKKVLFEGAQGTLLDLDHGTYPYVTSSNPVAGGACIGAGVGPTRINKVVGVVKAYTTRVGEGPFPTELTCQTGELIREKGGEYGTTTGRPRRCGWLDAVITRYAVRISGISDFAFTKLDVLTGMNTLKICTAYRYKGEDLHDFPQSLKVLSECEAIYEEMPGWQEDLTGISEYSQLPEQAKNYIHRLEELTGVPVTMLAVGPGRNQTITRGNIF; this comes from the coding sequence TTGGCGGCAGTCATACTGATCGGCACCCAGTGGGGTGACGAAGGAAAAGGTAAAATAACAGACTTTCTGGCCGAAAAAGCCGACATGGTAGTCAGATATCAAGGAGGAAACAACGCCGGACATACGGTTGTAATTAATAAGGAGACTTATAAACTCCATCTGATCCCTTCCGGGATTTTTTATCCTGAAAAGGTCTGCGTAATTGGCAATGGCCTGGTTATTGACCCGAAGGTATTGATTGAAGAACTTGAGTATCTCAAGGACAAGGGCGTAAGCACAGACAACCTTAGAGTCAGCGGTAATGCTCACGTGATCATGCCCTACCATCGCATTCTCGATGTGCTTGAGGAAGAGTATAAGGGAGACCAAAAAATTGGAACAACCAAACGCGGTATCGGCCCCGCTTACAAGGATAAAGCTTCCCGTACTGGAATCAGGGTGTTGGATTTCCTGGATAAGGACGAGCTGACAGCGAAGCTGCAATATAACCTTAAAGAAAAAAATTTGTTGATTACAAAGGTGTATGGACAGGAAGCGCTCAGCTATGAAGCTGTGCTTCAGGAATGCCTGGAATATGCGGAGAGGATCCGGCCTTATGTCGGCGATTCTTCTCTGGAAATTAACCATTTCTTAAGTGACGGGAAAAAGGTCCTGTTTGAAGGCGCTCAGGGAACGCTTTTGGATTTGGATCATGGAACGTATCCGTATGTCACTTCTTCCAACCCTGTGGCCGGGGGAGCCTGCATTGGTGCAGGAGTAGGACCAACCCGGATCAACAAGGTTGTCGGGGTTGTTAAAGCCTATACGACCAGGGTCGGCGAAGGACCGTTCCCAACGGAATTGACCTGCCAGACAGGGGAACTTATCCGGGAAAAAGGCGGAGAGTATGGGACAACAACAGGACGGCCGCGGCGCTGCGGCTGGTTGGACGCTGTCATTACCCGTTATGCGGTGCGGATCAGCGGCATTTCTGATTTTGCATTTACCAAACTGGATGTCCTGACAGGAATGAACACGTTAAAGATATGTACAGCTTATCGCTACAAAGGTGAAGACCTTCATGATTTCCCGCAAAGTCTGAAAGTCCTCTCCGAATGTGAAGCGATTTATGAAGAAATGCCGGGCTGGCAGGAAGATCTGACGGGAATCAGCGAATATAGCCAGCTGCCGGAGCAGGCCAAGAATTATATCCACCGCTTGGAAGAGCTGACCGGTGTTCCGGTTACCATGCTCGCTGTCGGGCCTGGCCGCAATCAAACGATTACGCGGGGTAATATCTTTTAA
- the lonC gene encoding Lon family ATP-dependent protease, producing MKGLFKKFLQQEGQENHEKYTAEIADGQLKLEIDALYVVLSNLYGTDKLILKASKLEALTLMRSDKLEERVLGLQKLVNDDPTDKPAPDLQDIPAILTEVEEQIAETVAKRSVEDRLNQAVAEKMQERHEEYIKEIKTQVLKETGGPENAQTLRKLAQLEKMKATKPVSSAIEILRPQTTEEIVGQESALQALLAKLATPFPQHILIYGPPGVGKTSAARVALETVKNFPDSPFSKDAPFIEVDGTTLRWDPRDVTNPLLGSVHDPIYQGAKRDLAETGIPEPKLGLVNDAHTGVLFIDEIGEMDPTLLNKLLKVLEDKRVHFESSYYDPHDPQIPLYIKKIFDEGVPADFVLIGATTREPQDLNPALRSRCAEVYFEPLEPAHITHIIRQAALKLNVQLEENVPEIISEYMIEGRKANSILLDAYGLARFRNPGKKEVLISEDDVREVLRSARLTPFVQKRVTAGKDTGRILGLGVSGFLGSVLEIEVKVFNGETGKGSIRFNETAGSMARDAVFNAAAVIRSLTGEDLKNYDLHVNVVGGGRIDGPSAGLATTMAIYSALKQQPLRGDVAVTGEISIQGKVKPVGGIYEKIFGAKQAGVKTVIIPTENRGEVPAGLKGIEVLAVENIEEAIKIAQA from the coding sequence GTGAAAGGCTTATTTAAGAAATTTTTACAACAGGAGGGGCAGGAAAATCACGAGAAATATACTGCGGAGATTGCGGACGGACAGTTAAAACTGGAGATAGACGCGCTGTATGTCGTGCTTTCCAACCTATACGGAACAGATAAATTAATTTTAAAGGCGAGCAAGCTGGAGGCTCTTACCCTGATGCGTTCCGACAAGCTGGAGGAACGAGTATTGGGCTTACAAAAGCTTGTCAACGATGATCCCACGGACAAACCGGCGCCGGACCTGCAAGATATTCCGGCAATTCTGACGGAGGTTGAAGAGCAGATTGCGGAGACGGTTGCGAAGCGTTCCGTAGAAGACCGTTTAAATCAGGCGGTTGCTGAGAAAATGCAGGAGCGACACGAAGAATATATCAAAGAGATCAAGACCCAGGTTCTGAAAGAGACAGGAGGTCCTGAGAATGCGCAAACACTTCGAAAGCTTGCGCAGCTGGAAAAGATGAAAGCAACAAAGCCGGTATCCTCAGCAATTGAAATCCTGAGACCGCAGACGACGGAAGAAATTGTCGGACAGGAAAGCGCCTTGCAGGCCCTGCTGGCAAAGCTCGCGACGCCTTTCCCCCAGCACATCCTGATTTATGGTCCGCCGGGAGTTGGCAAAACATCAGCAGCCAGGGTTGCACTGGAAACCGTCAAAAATTTTCCGGATTCTCCTTTCAGTAAGGATGCGCCGTTTATTGAAGTCGACGGTACGACGCTGCGCTGGGATCCGCGAGATGTCACCAATCCTTTGCTTGGTTCAGTTCACGATCCGATTTATCAGGGTGCGAAAAGAGATTTGGCTGAGACCGGTATTCCCGAGCCCAAACTGGGTTTGGTCAACGATGCTCATACTGGCGTTTTGTTTATCGATGAAATTGGAGAGATGGATCCAACGTTGCTGAATAAGCTGCTGAAGGTCCTGGAAGATAAGCGGGTTCATTTTGAGTCTTCTTATTATGATCCGCATGATCCTCAGATTCCTTTATATATCAAGAAGATTTTTGATGAAGGAGTTCCCGCAGATTTTGTACTGATTGGGGCCACTACGAGAGAGCCGCAGGATCTGAACCCGGCCTTGCGCTCCCGCTGTGCCGAAGTCTATTTTGAGCCTTTGGAGCCGGCCCATATCACCCATATTATCAGACAGGCAGCTCTGAAACTAAATGTGCAGTTGGAAGAGAATGTACCGGAAATTATCAGTGAATATATGATTGAGGGACGAAAAGCGAACAGCATCCTTTTGGATGCGTATGGTCTGGCCAGGTTTAGGAATCCCGGCAAGAAGGAAGTCTTGATTTCGGAAGACGATGTCAGAGAAGTGCTCAGGTCAGCCAGACTGACTCCTTTCGTTCAAAAACGGGTAACCGCCGGCAAGGATACCGGCAGAATACTCGGACTGGGGGTATCGGGATTCCTTGGCTCGGTTCTGGAGATTGAGGTGAAAGTATTCAACGGGGAGACCGGCAAAGGAAGTATCCGCTTTAATGAGACGGCAGGTTCAATGGCCAGGGACGCGGTGTTTAATGCCGCGGCTGTGATCCGAAGCCTGACAGGAGAAGACTTGAAGAACTATGACCTCCATGTCAATGTGGTTGGTGGTGGCAGAATAGACGGGCCCTCGGCCGGACTTGCTACGACCATGGCGATTTACAGCGCCTTGAAGCAACAGCCTCTGAGAGGAGATGTAGCCGTGACCGGTGAAATCTCAATACAGGGAAAAGTCAAACCGGTTGGTGGCATTTACGAAAAAATATTTGGTGCCAAACAGGCCGGTGTAAAAACAGTGATCATTCCGACGGAGAATCGCGGAGAAGTTCCTGCGGGATTAAAAGGAATTGAAGTCCTTGCTGTTGAAAATATAGAGGAAGCTATAAAAATTGCACAAGCCTAG
- a CDS encoding CvpA family protein encodes MNTFDYVMLALLVLGGLIGFRKGLITGLSRFIGKIAAIGIAVFFYKPFLNLLEPVLGLEAKLEPKIGNFLTKIAESKASGTDPYGAADSIRQSMIGQATPVLTDYVLKIGAVLLLFILAACIINLIIALVITPIAKNLSFINRGGGLLFGLLSTFVVISLVLGLFSPLLSTGDSGLLKTGSSLLYPWFMQGYDLILSGISVFAGDILNNPLNSIPLLNGLV; translated from the coding sequence GTGAATACATTTGATTATGTAATGCTGGCGCTGCTGGTTCTGGGAGGCCTGATCGGGTTTCGGAAGGGCCTTATTACCGGTTTATCAAGATTTATCGGAAAGATCGCTGCGATAGGCATTGCGGTGTTTTTTTACAAACCATTTCTGAATCTATTGGAACCCGTTTTAGGGCTTGAAGCAAAACTGGAGCCCAAAATCGGAAATTTTTTGACCAAAATTGCTGAAAGCAAAGCATCCGGGACGGATCCCTACGGTGCCGCTGACAGCATCAGGCAATCCATGATTGGTCAGGCCACACCTGTTTTGACAGATTACGTCCTGAAGATTGGTGCTGTCCTGCTCTTGTTTATTTTAGCAGCATGTATTATTAATCTTATCATCGCTTTGGTCATTACCCCTATAGCAAAAAACTTAAGTTTTATCAATAGAGGGGGAGGACTGCTTTTTGGTTTACTGAGTACCTTTGTCGTGATTTCTCTGGTCCTGGGGTTGTTTTCACCGTTGTTAAGCACCGGTGACTCCGGATTGCTTAAGACGGGTAGCTCCTTACTTTATCCATGGTTTATGCAAGGATATGATCTGATTTTATCAGGGATTTCTGTTTTTGCGGGGGATATTCTGAATAATCCTCTGAATTCTATACCGTTGCTGAATGGGCTGGTTTGA
- a CDS encoding sulfurtransferase TusA family protein: protein MKLVDARGYSCPEPVIFTKRALADDPSEIMVIVDNETSKINVERFLRVAGYQVEVDHEPSNQYSLKGIKKA from the coding sequence TTGAAACTTGTTGATGCCAGAGGATATTCCTGTCCGGAACCCGTAATTTTTACCAAAAGAGCTTTAGCGGATGATCCTTCAGAAATCATGGTCATTGTCGATAATGAGACATCCAAAATTAACGTTGAACGGTTTTTGAGAGTTGCCGGATATCAGGTCGAAGTTGATCATGAGCCGTCAAATCAATATTCTCTAAAGGGAATAAAGAAAGCTTAG
- the ychF gene encoding redox-regulated ATPase YchF, whose protein sequence is MSLHVGIVGLPNVGKSTLFNAITKAGAESANYPFCTIDPNVGIVQVPDFRLKALAKIVNPQQIVPAVVEFVDIAGLVRGASKGEGLGNQFLSHIREVDAIVHVVRCFEDDNVVHVEGKIDPERDIETIRMELILADMETVYRRQAKLVGMIKSGDKKAKFEAEVLEKLVKKFDQGIPANLVGFSEEEKELLNSVSLLTLKPVIYAANVSEAEASNGENNANVQKVQEIARLENAEVIPVCAKIEAEIAELEEDEKEIFMEELGLAESGLDRLIRSAFKLLGLITFFTAGPKEVKAWTIRRETKAPQAAGTIHSDFERGFIRAEVVKYEHFMENSGLNGAKDKGLVRLEGKEYIVQDGDIMHFRFNV, encoded by the coding sequence ATGTCTCTGCATGTAGGAATAGTTGGGCTGCCCAATGTCGGCAAGTCAACACTATTTAATGCGATAACGAAAGCCGGAGCAGAATCGGCCAATTATCCGTTCTGTACTATTGATCCGAATGTCGGAATTGTACAGGTACCGGATTTTCGGTTAAAAGCACTGGCTAAAATTGTGAACCCGCAGCAAATCGTTCCGGCAGTTGTCGAATTTGTCGATATTGCCGGTCTGGTAAGGGGTGCAAGTAAAGGTGAAGGACTGGGCAACCAATTTCTTTCCCATATCCGGGAAGTGGATGCCATTGTTCATGTTGTACGTTGTTTTGAAGACGATAACGTTGTTCACGTCGAAGGTAAAATTGACCCGGAACGGGATATTGAAACGATCCGGATGGAATTGATCCTGGCAGATATGGAAACCGTATACCGCCGCCAGGCCAAGCTGGTCGGAATGATCAAATCCGGAGATAAGAAGGCCAAATTCGAAGCTGAGGTATTGGAAAAGCTCGTGAAAAAATTTGACCAGGGGATACCGGCTAATTTGGTTGGTTTCTCTGAAGAAGAAAAAGAATTGCTGAACAGTGTCAGTCTGTTGACCCTAAAACCGGTGATTTATGCCGCGAATGTTTCTGAAGCGGAAGCTTCCAACGGGGAAAATAACGCCAATGTCCAAAAAGTACAGGAAATAGCCAGACTCGAAAATGCTGAAGTCATTCCTGTTTGCGCCAAGATTGAAGCAGAAATTGCAGAACTTGAAGAAGATGAGAAAGAAATCTTTATGGAGGAACTTGGGCTCGCGGAATCTGGACTTGATCGGCTGATCAGGAGCGCGTTCAAGCTGCTTGGACTGATAACCTTCTTTACGGCAGGTCCTAAAGAGGTAAAGGCTTGGACGATCCGCCGGGAAACCAAAGCGCCTCAGGCGGCAGGTACGATTCATTCCGACTTTGAGCGGGGCTTTATCCGGGCAGAGGTCGTCAAATATGAACATTTTATGGAGAATAGCGGTCTGAATGGGGCCAAGGACAAGGGCTTGGTTCGGTTAGAGGGCAAAGAATATATCGTTCAGGACGGCGATATTATGCATTTCAGATTTAATGTCTAG
- the dnaB gene encoding replicative DNA helicase: MELLKVPPHNLEAEQAVLGALMLDPQKGSTVFEILRPEDFYRDNHKNIYLVIRDIFEKGDPVDLVTVAENLRQAGRLESIGGIGTISQIAGSVPSAANVEHYARIVAEKALLRQLIRIAGYIEEKGYEAGEEALSLLEEAERLIVEISQRQSKEGFVTIRSILLKTFDKIEYLYSNKGNLTGVPTHFRELDRITSGWQASDLVIIAARPSMGKTALVLNMAQNAAVKSKVPVALFSLEMSKEQLVQRILCSEAMVDQQRVRTGELLDSDWPKLTQAVGPLSEAPMFIDDTVGISLAELRSKARRLKMEQGLGLIIIDYLQLMTVGKKVESRQQEVAQISRGLKGVARELSVPVIALSQLNRGVEQRQDKRPLMSDLLESGSIEADADLISFIYRDEYYHPDSEKKGIAEIIIAKHRNGPVGTVELGYLKEFTKFVNLDKNYG, translated from the coding sequence ATGGAACTTTTGAAAGTTCCTCCCCATAATCTTGAGGCTGAACAGGCTGTTCTGGGCGCGCTGATGCTTGATCCCCAGAAGGGCAGTACTGTATTCGAGATTCTACGTCCGGAGGATTTCTACCGCGATAATCATAAAAACATTTACCTGGTCATCAGGGATATCTTTGAAAAGGGGGACCCTGTTGATCTGGTTACAGTGGCTGAGAACTTAAGGCAGGCAGGTAGGCTGGAGAGCATCGGGGGAATTGGAACAATCTCTCAGATCGCCGGATCTGTGCCTTCAGCGGCCAACGTGGAACATTATGCCCGGATTGTGGCGGAAAAAGCCCTGCTCCGTCAGCTGATCCGCATTGCCGGCTATATTGAAGAAAAAGGGTACGAAGCGGGAGAAGAAGCCCTTAGTTTATTGGAGGAAGCCGAAAGACTGATCGTAGAAATCTCTCAAAGACAGTCCAAGGAAGGTTTCGTTACGATCCGAAGCATTCTCCTGAAGACATTTGACAAGATCGAATACCTCTATTCCAATAAAGGAAACCTGACAGGGGTTCCGACCCATTTTCGGGAGTTGGACCGGATCACTTCCGGCTGGCAGGCTTCCGACCTGGTTATTATTGCCGCCAGACCATCGATGGGCAAAACGGCACTTGTCCTGAATATGGCACAGAATGCTGCGGTAAAATCCAAGGTCCCTGTAGCGTTATTCAGCCTGGAAATGTCCAAAGAGCAGCTTGTCCAGCGTATTCTTTGTTCGGAAGCGATGGTAGATCAGCAGCGGGTCAGGACCGGCGAACTATTGGACTCAGACTGGCCAAAGCTTACCCAGGCTGTAGGTCCGCTGTCCGAGGCACCAATGTTTATTGATGATACCGTTGGGATATCCCTCGCAGAGCTTCGGTCTAAAGCTAGAAGATTAAAAATGGAACAAGGACTTGGACTGATTATTATTGATTATCTGCAGTTAATGACCGTCGGCAAGAAGGTAGAAAGCCGCCAGCAGGAAGTCGCCCAGATTTCCAGAGGCTTAAAAGGCGTTGCACGTGAACTATCCGTGCCGGTTATTGCTCTGTCTCAGCTTAACCGCGGTGTTGAGCAGCGTCAGGACAAGCGGCCACTGATGTCCGACCTTCTGGAATCCGGATCGATCGAGGCTGATGCCGATCTTATTTCCTTTATTTACAGGGATGAATACTATCACCCTGATTCGGAGAAAAAAGGTATTGCTGAGATTATTATTGCCAAGCACCGCAATGGTCCTGTAGGTACAGTTGAGCTTGGGTATTTGAAGGAATTTACGAAATTTGTTAACCTCGATAAGAATTATGGTTAA
- the rplI gene encoding 50S ribosomal protein L9: MKVILKEDVKALGKKGKVCEVSDGYARNFLIPRGLAVEATQGNVQDLVHKQKQEELRKQKEKQAALELSQKIENMDIIVKVKVGEKGRLFGSVTNKEIAEVLEKEYQLKLDKRKIEVKEPIKGLGEYQVTVKLHFEVTANLKIKIEAQ, translated from the coding sequence GTGAAGGTAATATTAAAAGAAGATGTCAAGGCACTCGGTAAAAAGGGTAAAGTATGCGAAGTCTCAGATGGCTATGCCCGTAATTTTCTGATCCCGCGCGGACTCGCAGTTGAGGCAACTCAGGGAAATGTTCAGGACCTGGTGCATAAACAAAAACAGGAAGAACTGCGCAAACAGAAAGAAAAACAAGCGGCGCTGGAGCTTTCCCAAAAAATCGAGAACATGGATATCATTGTCAAAGTCAAAGTCGGTGAAAAAGGCCGTTTATTCGGCTCGGTAACGAATAAAGAGATCGCCGAGGTATTGGAAAAGGAATATCAACTCAAACTAGATAAAAGAAAAATTGAAGTCAAGGAACCGATCAAAGGATTGGGAGAATATCAGGTTACCGTAAAGCTTCATTTTGAAGTAACAGCAAATCTGAAGATAAAGATAGAAGCTCAGTAA
- a CDS encoding YybS family protein produces the protein MVISDKDELRYVSGLIVLFLPLLASLFDFWSWIVEVLLIFSVLFQTRSTGCRRTAIFLGIGYILAFIPVGISGISLIGFTPWAGILLVVIKEKGLSTSQSIFWSLLLAALIGALPVIPSVNQALQPENLEKNIVTVLQFYEQQGLFSAFQEQGISIEQLESTLRTMVPVYYQLMPAFAGIFAMLEVGLVYLFFRIFSFGNKLKPFSLWRMPWYAVWLAIIGIAAYLGGDYFANSILRITGMNVMAVAASITSMIGLSCLAYLIKSLKFSHLLIWIVVIIVAFVSPFFFICLIFTGLFDLVFNFRKIPEKMEEQKP, from the coding sequence ATGGTTATAAGTGATAAGGATGAACTTCGGTATGTATCCGGATTGATCGTATTGTTTCTTCCCTTACTTGCGTCTTTATTTGACTTCTGGAGCTGGATCGTCGAGGTATTATTGATTTTTTCCGTTTTATTTCAGACCAGAAGTACCGGTTGCCGAAGAACGGCTATTTTTTTAGGAATTGGTTATATTTTAGCTTTTATTCCAGTTGGAATCAGTGGAATCTCCCTGATTGGATTTACTCCCTGGGCAGGAATTTTGTTGGTTGTCATAAAAGAAAAAGGGCTCTCTACCAGTCAGAGTATATTCTGGAGTTTGCTGCTGGCTGCGCTCATTGGGGCGTTACCGGTCATTCCTTCAGTCAACCAGGCCCTTCAGCCCGAGAATCTGGAAAAGAATATTGTTACAGTTCTTCAGTTCTATGAGCAGCAAGGCCTGTTCAGTGCTTTTCAGGAGCAGGGGATTTCAATTGAGCAACTTGAAAGCACTCTCCGCACCATGGTTCCGGTCTACTATCAGTTAATGCCTGCTTTTGCCGGGATATTTGCGATGCTTGAGGTTGGACTGGTCTACCTGTTTTTCAGGATATTTTCTTTTGGGAACAAACTTAAGCCTTTTTCTTTATGGAGGATGCCCTGGTATGCGGTGTGGCTGGCAATTATCGGGATTGCTGCCTATTTGGGCGGAGACTACTTTGCCAACAGTATTCTGAGAATAACCGGAATGAATGTGATGGCGGTTGCAGCTTCGATAACCAGTATGATTGGGCTGTCCTGCCTGGCTTATTTGATCAAAAGCTTGAAGTTTTCCCATCTGCTGATCTGGATTGTTGTAATTATAGTGGCTTTCGTTTCACCGTTCTTTTTCATATGTCTAATATTTACGGGGCTTTTTGATTTAGTATTTAATTTCCGAAAGATCCCCGAAAAAATGGAGGAACAAAAACCGTGA
- a CDS encoding DUF951 domain-containing protein: MDLNVGDIVRLKKTHPCGNTEFKIMRTGMDFRIECLKCGHQTWITRAKLERNIKKILTAENSQGISD; the protein is encoded by the coding sequence ATGGATCTTAATGTAGGAGATATTGTCAGGCTCAAAAAGACTCATCCCTGCGGCAATACAGAATTTAAGATCATGAGAACAGGTATGGATTTTCGGATTGAATGTCTGAAGTGCGGACATCAGACCTGGATAACCAGGGCAAAGCTGGAAAGGAATATTAAAAAAATCCTGACGGCAGAAAACAGTCAGGGGATCTCGGACTGA
- the rpsF gene encoding 30S ribosomal protein S6 has product MQAYEVMYIIRPDLDDEASKANVQRFEEIVNANGGTDLKVDIWGKRRLAYEVKKFNEGVYILMNFNGEARTVDELERLMKISDAVIRFMTTKKE; this is encoded by the coding sequence ATGCAAGCGTACGAAGTGATGTACATTATAAGACCGGATCTCGATGATGAGGCTTCAAAAGCAAATGTTCAAAGATTTGAAGAGATCGTCAATGCCAATGGTGGTACAGACCTCAAGGTTGATATTTGGGGTAAAAGACGCCTGGCTTACGAGGTTAAGAAGTTCAATGAAGGTGTTTACATCCTGATGAACTTCAACGGTGAAGCGCGTACGGTTGATGAACTGGAAAGGCTGATGAAAATTTCTGATGCTGTGATCCGGTTTATGACAACCAAGAAGGAATAA